A part of Pseudomonas sp. HR96 genomic DNA contains:
- a CDS encoding low affinity iron permease family protein, with product MNFSKFSQSLAVVAGKPGTFMLAAAAIVVWACTGPWFHYNDTWQLIINTSTTIITFLMVFVIQHTQNRDNDVLHIKIDELLRVTREAQNAVMDLDDLDSKQLQVIRKKYKNIGANETVEVSAETTTLQAGPLEEPDLEKEAQALKQTGH from the coding sequence ATGAACTTCAGCAAATTCTCCCAATCCCTGGCCGTGGTCGCCGGCAAGCCCGGTACCTTCATGCTGGCTGCCGCCGCCATCGTGGTCTGGGCCTGCACCGGGCCCTGGTTTCATTACAACGATACCTGGCAACTGATCATCAACACCTCGACCACCATCATCACCTTCCTCATGGTGTTCGTCATCCAGCACACTCAGAACCGCGACAACGACGTGCTGCACATCAAGATCGACGAGCTGCTGCGGGTGACCCGCGAGGCGCAGAATGCGGTGATGGACCTCGACGACCTGGACTCCAAGCAGCTGCAGGTGATTCGCAAGAAGTACAAGAACATCGGCGCCAACGAGACGGTGGAAGTCTCCGCCGAGACCACTACGCTGCAGGCCGGCCCCCTCGAAGAGCCGGACCTGGAAAAGGAAGCCCAGGCGTTGAAGCAGACCGGCCACTGA
- a CDS encoding Na+/H+ antiporter subunit G — MIALPPWAEWATAGLLVFASVLALIGALGLLRLKDFFQRMHPPALASTLGSWCVALASILYFSALAEAPVVHAWLIPILLAITMPVTTLLLARAALFRKRMAGDGVPGEISSREHTHGN; from the coding sequence ATGATCGCGCTGCCGCCATGGGCCGAATGGGCCACCGCCGGCCTGCTGGTGTTCGCCAGCGTGCTGGCGCTGATCGGTGCGCTGGGCTTGCTGCGCCTGAAGGATTTCTTCCAGCGCATGCACCCGCCGGCGCTGGCGTCCACCTTGGGCAGCTGGTGCGTGGCGCTGGCCTCGATCCTGTACTTCTCGGCCCTGGCCGAGGCGCCGGTGGTGCACGCCTGGCTGATCCCGATACTGCTGGCGATCACCATGCCGGTCACCACCTTGCTGCTGGCCCGTGCGGCGCTGTTTCGCAAGCGCATGGCCGGCGACGGGGTGCCTGGGGAAATCAGCAGCCGTGAGCACACCCACGGCAATTGA
- a CDS encoding K+/H+ antiporter subunit F, whose amino-acid sequence MTPLLANAILLSLGLFSLAMLLTLIRLFRGPSAQDRVLALDYLYLLAMLMMLVLGIRYASDTYFEAALLIALLGFVGSFALAKFLLRGEVIE is encoded by the coding sequence ATGACCCCCCTGCTCGCCAACGCCATCCTGCTGAGCCTGGGCCTGTTCAGCCTGGCTATGCTGCTGACGCTGATTCGCCTGTTTCGCGGCCCCTCGGCCCAGGACCGGGTACTGGCCCTGGACTATCTGTACCTGCTGGCCATGCTGATGATGCTGGTGCTGGGCATCCGCTACGCCAGCGACACCTATTTCGAAGCCGCGCTGCTGATCGCCCTGCTGGGCTTCGTCGGCTCCTTCGCCCTGGCCAAATTCCTGCTGCGCGGCGAGGTGATCGAATGA
- a CDS encoding Na+/H+ antiporter subunit E, which translates to MKRLLPAPWLTLALWLLWLLLNLSLSWGQLLLGLLFAVLAPLLMAPLRPLPIRLRKPGTVLRLLGRVAVDMLVSNLQVARSVLALGRREPRSAFVTVPLQLHDANGLAALAAVCTVIPGTVWSELALDRSALLMHVFDLDDEARFIEHFKATYERPLMEIFQ; encoded by the coding sequence ATGAAGCGTCTGCTCCCGGCCCCCTGGCTGACCCTGGCCCTGTGGCTGCTGTGGCTGTTGCTCAACCTGTCGCTGAGCTGGGGCCAGCTGTTGCTCGGCCTGCTGTTCGCCGTGCTGGCACCGCTGCTGATGGCACCGCTGCGGCCGCTGCCCATTCGCCTGCGCAAGCCGGGCACCGTCCTGCGCTTGCTGGGCCGGGTGGCCGTGGACATGCTGGTGTCCAACCTGCAGGTGGCGCGCAGCGTGCTGGCCCTGGGCCGGCGTGAGCCGCGCTCAGCGTTCGTCACCGTGCCCCTGCAGTTGCACGACGCCAACGGCCTGGCCGCGCTGGCCGCCGTCTGCACGGTGATCCCCGGCACCGTCTGGTCGGAGTTGGCACTGGATCGCAGCGCCTTGCTGATGCACGTCTTCGACCTCGACGATGAGGCGCGTTTCATCGAGCACTTCAAGGCCACCTACGAGCGGCCGCTGATGGAGATATTCCAATGA
- a CDS encoding monovalent cation/H+ antiporter subunit D yields the protein MSLMSHLIIAPILLPLLTAACLLLLGEKHRPLKAHINLASTLLGLVVSVALLEWVQGQNASGSIGVYLPGNWPAPFGIVLVVDRLAALMLVLTGIIGSCALMFANARWDRAGASFHALFQIQLMGLYGAFLTADLFNLFVFFEVLLAASYGMMLHGSERARVSAGLHYIAINLLASSLFLIGAALVYGVTGTLNLADLALKIPLVPEADRGLLHAGAAILAVAFLAKAGMWPLNFWLVPAYSSASAPVAALFAIMTKVGIYTLLRLWTLLFSTHAGASAAFGGTWLVWGGLLTLACAAIAVLAAQRLERLAAQSILVSAGILLASIGLASPAVTAGALFYLVSSTLALSALFLLAELIERSRSANELPLEEDADLLPKPLESLHPPPGINLDDEQQALVGKVIPWTMAFLGLSFVACALLVIGMPPLSGFIAKLALISALFDPQGLGASPAPGIGTAAWVLVALLIASGLASLLAMVRLGVKRFWTPRERPSPLLRRNECIPIVLLLGLCVALTVKGDSLLRYTQATAAMLAQPAQYIDAVMATRPTAANPLLEARP from the coding sequence ATGAGCCTGATGTCGCACCTGATCATCGCGCCGATCCTTCTGCCGCTGCTGACTGCGGCCTGCCTGCTGTTGCTGGGGGAAAAACACCGCCCGCTGAAAGCGCACATCAACCTCGCCTCGACCCTGCTCGGCCTGGTGGTGTCGGTGGCACTGCTCGAGTGGGTGCAGGGCCAGAACGCCAGCGGCTCGATCGGCGTCTACCTGCCGGGCAACTGGCCGGCGCCGTTCGGCATCGTGCTGGTGGTCGACCGCCTGGCGGCGTTGATGCTGGTGCTGACCGGGATCATCGGCAGCTGCGCGCTGATGTTCGCCAACGCCCGCTGGGACCGCGCCGGCGCCAGCTTCCATGCACTGTTCCAGATCCAGCTGATGGGCCTGTACGGTGCCTTCCTGACCGCCGACCTGTTCAACCTGTTCGTGTTCTTCGAGGTGCTGCTGGCGGCCTCCTACGGCATGATGCTGCACGGCTCCGAACGCGCGCGGGTCTCGGCGGGGCTGCACTACATCGCCATCAACCTGCTGGCCTCTTCCTTGTTCCTGATAGGCGCGGCGCTGGTCTACGGCGTCACCGGCACCCTCAACCTGGCCGACCTGGCGCTGAAGATTCCCCTGGTGCCCGAGGCCGACCGCGGCCTGTTGCACGCCGGGGCGGCAATCCTCGCGGTGGCATTCCTGGCCAAGGCCGGCATGTGGCCGCTGAACTTCTGGCTGGTGCCGGCCTACTCCTCGGCCAGCGCCCCGGTGGCGGCGCTGTTCGCGATCATGACCAAGGTCGGCATCTACACCCTGCTGCGCCTGTGGACTCTGCTGTTTTCCACGCACGCCGGCGCCTCGGCGGCTTTCGGTGGCACCTGGCTGGTCTGGGGCGGCCTGCTGACCCTGGCCTGCGCGGCGATCGCGGTGCTGGCCGCGCAACGCCTGGAGCGCCTGGCCGCCCAGAGCATTCTGGTGTCGGCCGGCATCCTGCTGGCCAGCATCGGCCTGGCCAGCCCGGCGGTCACCGCCGGGGCGCTGTTCTACCTGGTCAGCTCGACCCTGGCGCTGAGCGCGCTGTTTCTGCTGGCCGAACTGATCGAGCGTTCGCGCTCGGCCAATGAATTGCCCCTGGAAGAGGACGCCGATCTGTTGCCCAAGCCCCTGGAATCGCTGCATCCGCCACCGGGCATCAACCTGGACGACGAGCAGCAGGCGCTGGTCGGCAAGGTCATTCCCTGGACCATGGCCTTTCTCGGGCTCAGCTTCGTCGCCTGTGCCTTGCTGGTGATCGGCATGCCGCCGCTGTCGGGCTTCATCGCCAAGCTGGCGTTGATCAGCGCCCTGTTCGATCCCCAGGGGCTGGGTGCCAGCCCGGCGCCAGGCATCGGCACTGCGGCCTGGGTGCTGGTAGCGCTGCTGATCGCCTCGGGCCTGGCCTCGCTGCTGGCGATGGTGCGCCTGGGCGTCAAGCGCTTCTGGACCCCGCGCGAACGGCCATCGCCGCTGCTGCGGCGCAATGAATGCATCCCCATTGTGCTGCTGCTGGGCCTGTGCGTGGCCCTGACGGTCAAGGGCGACAGCCTGCTGCGCTACACCCAGGCCACCGCCGCCATGCTGGCGCAGCCGGCGCAGTACATCGACGCAGTGATGGCGACCCGTCCCACCGCAGCCAACCCCCTGCTGGAGGCTCGACCATGA
- a CDS encoding Na+/H+ antiporter subunit C, which yields MEEVIAIAIGVLSASGVWLVLRPRTFQVVMGLCLLSYGVNLFIFSMGSLFIGKEPIIRDGVPQDLLHYTDPLPQALVLTAIVISFAMTALFLVVLLASRGLTGTDHVDGHEGGR from the coding sequence ATGGAAGAAGTGATCGCAATCGCCATTGGCGTGCTCAGTGCCTCCGGAGTGTGGCTGGTGCTGCGCCCGCGGACCTTTCAGGTGGTGATGGGCCTGTGCCTGCTGTCCTATGGGGTCAACCTGTTCATCTTCAGCATGGGCAGCCTGTTCATCGGCAAGGAGCCGATCATTCGCGACGGCGTGCCCCAGGACCTGCTGCACTACACCGACCCGCTGCCCCAGGCGCTGGTGCTGACCGCCATTGTCATCAGCTTTGCCATGACCGCGCTGTTCCTGGTGGTGTTGCTGGCCTCGCGCGGGCTGACCGGTACCGACCACGTCGATGGCCACGAGGGCGGTCGATGA
- a CDS encoding monovalent cation/H+ antiporter subunit A gives MSLIVLLLLPFIGSCLAALLPHNARNAESLLAGLIALAGTVQVALLFPQVAHGGVIREQVDWLPSLGLNLVLRMDGFAWMFAMLVLGIGTLVALYARYYMSPQDPVPRFFSFFLAFMGAMLGLVLSGNLLQIVFFWELTSLFSFLLIGYWHHRSDARRGAYMALMVTGAGGLCLLVGVLLVGHVVGSYDLDAVLGAGDLLRAHRLYPLLLTLILLGALSKSAQFPFHFWLPHAMAAPTPVSAYLHSATMVKAGVFLLARLWPALSGSDQWFWMVSGAGACTLLLGAYSAMFQNDLKGLLAYSTISHLGLITLLLGLNSPLAAVAAVFHILNHATFKASLFMAAGIIDHESGTRDIRRLNGLLRLMPYTATLAMVASAAMAGVPLMNGFLSKEMFFAETVFISSTAWVEAALPVVATVAGTFSVAYALRFTVDVFFGPTATDLPHTPHEPPRWMRVPVELLVLACLVVGMFPAWSVGPLLAAAAQPVVGAALPEYSLAIWHGVNAPLIMSLIAMVCGVLLYLALRRPLRQGRLSAPPLTGRLNGKRLFEQTLIILLRGARRLTRRLATRRLQLQLFMLVLVAVLAGLLPMVQSGLSWGERPKIAGSGVFVMLWLIAIACALGAAWQAKYHRLAALTMVGVCGLMTCITFVWFSAPDLALTQLVVEVVTTVLILLGLRWLPRRLEDAQPSAASERRAKVRRLRDLLLSGAVGGGMALLAYAMLTRPTPNHISSYYLSRALPEGGGTNVVNVMLVDFRGFDTLGEITVLAAVALAVFALLRRFRPPRESIQLPAQQRLLAADVVTDLVNPRHASDTALGFMMVPAVLVRLLLPVALVISMYLFMRGHNQPGGGFVAGLVMSVAFILQYMVAGTQWVEAQMRLRPLRWMGTGLLCATLTGMGALAFGYPFLTTHTAHLHLPLFGEVHVASALFFDIGVYTVVVGATLLILTALAHQSVRSHRSGSHGLPRPLPAAPGATR, from the coding sequence ATGTCATTGATTGTCCTACTGCTTCTGCCTTTCATCGGCAGCTGCCTGGCCGCCCTGCTGCCTCATAACGCACGCAACGCCGAATCCCTGCTGGCCGGATTGATTGCCCTTGCCGGTACCGTGCAGGTGGCATTGCTGTTCCCCCAGGTGGCCCACGGCGGGGTGATCCGCGAGCAGGTCGACTGGCTGCCGTCGCTGGGGCTCAACCTGGTGCTGCGCATGGACGGCTTCGCCTGGATGTTCGCCATGCTGGTGCTGGGCATCGGCACCCTGGTGGCGCTCTACGCGCGCTACTACATGTCGCCCCAGGACCCGGTACCGCGGTTCTTCTCGTTCTTCCTGGCCTTCATGGGCGCCATGCTCGGCCTGGTGTTGTCCGGCAACCTGTTGCAAATCGTGTTTTTCTGGGAGCTGACCAGTCTTTTTTCCTTCCTGCTGATTGGCTATTGGCATCACCGCAGCGACGCCCGCCGCGGCGCCTACATGGCGCTGATGGTCACCGGTGCCGGCGGCCTGTGCCTGCTGGTCGGCGTGCTGCTGGTCGGCCATGTGGTCGGCAGCTACGACCTCGACGCGGTGCTCGGCGCCGGTGACCTGTTGCGCGCGCATCGCCTCTACCCATTGCTGCTGACCCTGATTCTGCTGGGCGCGCTGAGCAAGAGCGCACAGTTCCCGTTCCACTTCTGGCTGCCCCACGCCATGGCTGCGCCGACGCCGGTGTCGGCCTATCTGCACTCGGCGACCATGGTCAAGGCCGGGGTGTTTCTGCTGGCGCGGCTATGGCCGGCGCTGTCGGGCAGCGACCAGTGGTTCTGGATGGTCAGCGGCGCGGGCGCCTGCACCCTGCTGCTGGGTGCCTATTCGGCGATGTTCCAGAACGACCTCAAGGGCCTGCTGGCCTACTCGACCATCAGCCACCTGGGCCTGATCACCCTGCTGCTGGGCCTCAACAGCCCGCTGGCGGCGGTGGCGGCAGTGTTCCACATCCTCAACCATGCCACCTTCAAGGCCTCGCTGTTCATGGCCGCCGGCATCATCGACCACGAAAGCGGCACCCGTGACATTCGCCGCCTCAACGGCCTGCTGCGGCTGATGCCCTACACCGCGACACTGGCCATGGTCGCCAGCGCGGCCATGGCCGGCGTGCCTTTGATGAACGGGTTTCTGTCCAAGGAAATGTTCTTCGCCGAGACCGTGTTTATCAGCTCCACGGCCTGGGTCGAGGCGGCGCTGCCGGTGGTGGCGACGGTCGCCGGTACCTTCAGCGTGGCCTATGCGCTGCGCTTTACCGTCGACGTGTTCTTCGGGCCTACCGCCACCGATTTGCCGCACACCCCCCACGAGCCGCCGCGCTGGATGCGCGTGCCGGTGGAGTTGCTGGTGCTGGCCTGCCTGGTGGTAGGCATGTTCCCCGCCTGGTCGGTGGGCCCGCTGCTGGCGGCGGCCGCGCAACCGGTGGTCGGCGCTGCCCTGCCCGAATACAGCCTGGCCATCTGGCACGGCGTCAACGCGCCGCTGATCATGAGCCTGATCGCCATGGTCTGCGGCGTGCTGCTGTACCTGGCCCTGCGCCGACCGCTGCGCCAGGGCCGCCTGAGTGCGCCGCCGTTGACCGGCCGGCTGAACGGCAAGCGGTTGTTCGAACAGACCTTGATCATCCTGCTGCGCGGCGCCCGACGCCTGACCCGGCGCCTGGCCACCCGCCGCCTGCAGCTGCAGCTGTTCATGCTGGTACTGGTGGCCGTGCTGGCGGGGCTGCTGCCCATGGTGCAGAGCGGCCTGAGCTGGGGCGAGCGGCCGAAGATCGCCGGTTCCGGGGTGTTCGTCATGCTCTGGCTGATCGCCATCGCCTGCGCCCTGGGCGCGGCGTGGCAGGCCAAGTACCACCGCCTGGCGGCCCTGACCATGGTCGGCGTGTGCGGGCTGATGACGTGCATCACGTTTGTCTGGTTCAGCGCGCCGGACCTGGCCCTGACCCAGTTGGTGGTCGAGGTGGTGACTACGGTACTGATCCTGCTCGGCCTGCGCTGGCTGCCGCGCCGCCTGGAAGATGCCCAGCCCAGCGCCGCCAGCGAGCGTCGGGCGAAGGTTCGGCGCCTGCGCGACCTGCTGCTGTCCGGCGCGGTGGGTGGCGGCATGGCGCTGCTGGCCTACGCCATGCTGACCCGGCCCACCCCCAACCATATCTCTTCGTATTACCTGAGCCGAGCGCTGCCCGAAGGTGGCGGCACCAACGTGGTCAACGTGATGCTGGTGGACTTCCGCGGCTTCGACACCCTCGGTGAAATCACCGTACTGGCCGCCGTGGCCCTTGCCGTATTCGCCCTGCTGCGGCGCTTTCGACCGCCGCGCGAGAGCATTCAGCTGCCGGCGCAGCAACGCCTGCTGGCCGCCGATGTGGTCACCGACCTGGTCAACCCGCGCCATGCCAGCGACACCGCACTGGGCTTCATGATGGTGCCGGCGGTGCTGGTGCGTCTGTTGCTGCCGGTGGCCCTGGTGATTTCCATGTACCTGTTCATGCGCGGGCACAATCAGCCGGGCGGCGGCTTCGTCGCCGGGCTGGTGATGTCGGTGGCGTTCATCCTGCAATACATGGTCGCCGGCACCCAGTGGGTGGAGGCGCAGATGCGCCTGCGGCCGCTGCGCTGGATGGGCACCGGGCTGCTCTGCGCCACGCTGACCGGGATGGGCGCCCTGGCGTTCGGCTACCCCTTCCTCACCACGCACACGGCGCACCTGCATCTGCCGTTGTTCGGCGAGGTGCACGTGGCCAGTGCGCTGTTCTTCGACATCGGCGTGTACACCGTGGTGGTGGGTGCCACCTTGCTGATCCTCACCGCGCTGGCCCACCAATCGGTGCGCAGCCATCGCAGCGGCAGCCACGGCCTGCCGCGCCCACTGCCCGCTGCCCCAGGAGCAACCCGCTGA
- a CDS encoding XRE family transcriptional regulator — MTSKDSSALLQHVSQNIRRLRHAADLSQSALAERSGVSRRMLVAIEAGENNVSLTTLDRLAEALGVAFSDLIQAFDNRDPARINELAWAGVHPRSKAVLLASARASSEVELWEWRLEPGEEYVSEADPIGWSEQLYVFEGQLTVVLGQAVQQLAAGEFLAYPSNQPHAYRNEGTVSVHFMRNVVI; from the coding sequence ATGACCAGCAAGGATTCCAGTGCGCTGCTGCAGCACGTCAGCCAGAACATCCGCCGCCTGCGCCACGCTGCCGACCTCAGTCAGAGTGCGCTGGCCGAACGCTCCGGAGTCAGCCGGCGCATGCTGGTGGCGATCGAGGCCGGCGAAAACAATGTCAGCCTGACCACCCTCGATCGTCTCGCCGAAGCCCTGGGCGTGGCCTTCAGCGACCTGATCCAGGCCTTCGACAACCGTGACCCCGCGCGCATCAACGAGCTGGCGTGGGCCGGCGTGCACCCTCGGAGCAAGGCCGTGTTACTGGCCAGTGCCCGCGCCAGCAGCGAGGTGGAGTTGTGGGAATGGCGTCTGGAGCCTGGGGAGGAATATGTCTCGGAGGCCGACCCCATCGGTTGGAGCGAACAGCTGTATGTGTTCGAGGGGCAGTTGACGGTGGTGCTGGGGCAGGCGGTGCAGCAGCTGGCCGCCGGCGAGTTTCTCGCCTACCCGAGCAATCAGCCCCACGCCTATCGCAACGAGGGGACGGTGAGTGTGCACTTCATGCGCAATGTGGTGATCTGA
- a CDS encoding aldo/keto reductase, giving the protein MQSIQLADRSVPLIGQGTWHMGENPGQRSREVAALRQGIELGMTLIDTAEMYAEGGAEEVVGEAIAGLREQVTLVSKVYPHNASRKGIPLACERSLKRLKVERLDLYLLHWPGSHPLEETVEAFERLREAGKIGRWGVSNFDVADMLDLADPRCATNQVLYNPEARGIEYDLLPWMREHQQPVMAYCPIAQAGRLLKHPVFAEIAGRHDVTPAQVCLAWVIRQPGVIAIPKAVDPLHVKMNAAAGELRLSEADLRAIDEACPGPRHKQRLAMV; this is encoded by the coding sequence ATGCAATCGATTCAATTGGCAGACCGCAGCGTCCCGCTCATCGGCCAGGGCACCTGGCACATGGGCGAGAACCCCGGCCAGCGCAGCCGTGAAGTGGCCGCCCTGCGCCAGGGCATCGAGCTGGGCATGACCCTGATCGACACCGCTGAGATGTACGCCGAGGGCGGCGCCGAAGAAGTGGTGGGCGAGGCCATCGCCGGGCTGCGCGAGCAGGTCACCCTGGTCAGCAAGGTCTACCCGCACAATGCCAGTCGCAAGGGCATCCCCCTGGCCTGCGAGCGCAGCCTCAAGCGCCTCAAGGTCGAGCGACTGGACCTGTACCTGCTGCACTGGCCAGGTTCGCACCCGCTCGAAGAAACCGTCGAAGCCTTCGAGCGCTTGCGCGAGGCCGGCAAGATCGGCCGCTGGGGGGTGTCGAACTTCGATGTCGCCGACATGCTCGACCTCGCCGACCCGCGCTGTGCGACCAACCAGGTGCTGTACAACCCCGAGGCCCGTGGCATCGAGTATGACCTGTTGCCGTGGATGCGCGAGCATCAGCAACCGGTCATGGCGTACTGCCCGATCGCCCAGGCCGGCCGCCTGCTCAAGCACCCAGTGTTCGCCGAGATTGCCGGGCGCCACGACGTCACCCCGGCGCAGGTGTGCCTGGCCTGGGTGATCCGTCAGCCCGGGGTAATCGCCATTCCCAAGGCGGTCGATCCGCTCCACGTGAAGATGAACGCGGCGGCCGGTGAGTTGCGCCTGAGCGAGGCGGATCTGCGGGCCATCGATGAGGCGTGCCCTGGACCTCGGCACAAGCAGCGCTTGGCGATGGTCTAG
- a CDS encoding LysR family transcriptional regulator, protein MNVKQLRAFLAVAQALSFAQAGERLHLSQPALSLTIKALEEDLGGALLIRTTRSVSLTPEGEALLPLARRLLADWDNTEELLRQHFTLQLGKVSIAAMPSFAGDPLPGVLRVFRDRHPRVNVAVHDVINEQVLEMVRHRRVELGIGFEPDSTSTLVFTPFYLDRFVAVVAADSPLALLEVVTWKQLLQDDFIALQRPSAVRLLLEQDIRAEHGKLSVAFESHQLSTVGRMVANGLGVSAVPSLCIRQMQELGARCVALEGPRIERRIGLMRLAEHKLSTAAQALQDVLIECATAPSLPLHSV, encoded by the coding sequence ATGAACGTCAAGCAGCTGCGCGCTTTTCTGGCGGTGGCGCAGGCCTTGAGTTTTGCCCAGGCCGGCGAGCGCCTGCACCTGTCGCAGCCGGCGCTGAGCCTGACCATCAAGGCGCTGGAAGAAGACCTCGGCGGCGCGCTGCTGATCCGCACCACCCGCAGCGTCAGCCTGACGCCGGAGGGCGAAGCGCTGCTGCCGCTGGCCCGGCGCCTGCTGGCGGACTGGGACAATACCGAAGAACTGTTGCGCCAGCATTTCACCCTGCAACTGGGCAAGGTGTCGATCGCCGCCATGCCCTCCTTCGCCGGCGATCCGCTGCCCGGCGTGCTGCGCGTGTTTCGCGACCGTCATCCGCGGGTCAACGTGGCCGTGCACGACGTGATCAACGAGCAGGTGCTGGAAATGGTCCGCCATCGCCGGGTCGAACTGGGCATCGGCTTCGAGCCGGACAGCACCTCCACGCTGGTCTTCACCCCGTTCTACCTGGACCGCTTCGTTGCCGTGGTAGCGGCTGATTCGCCGCTGGCGCTGCTTGAAGTGGTGACCTGGAAGCAGCTGCTGCAAGACGATTTCATCGCCCTGCAACGCCCCTCGGCGGTGCGCCTGCTGCTGGAGCAGGATATCCGCGCCGAGCATGGCAAGCTGTCGGTAGCCTTCGAAAGCCATCAGTTGAGCACCGTCGGGCGCATGGTCGCCAATGGCCTGGGGGTCAGCGCGGTGCCCTCGCTGTGTATCCGCCAGATGCAGGAGCTGGGCGCTCGCTGCGTGGCCCTGGAAGGCCCGCGTATCGAGCGGCGCATCGGCCTGATGCGCCTGGCCGAGCACAAGCTGTCGACGGCGGCCCAGGCGTTGCAGGACGTGCTGATCGAATGTGCCACGGCGCCGAGCCTGCCCCTGCACAGCGTCTGA
- a CDS encoding CoA transferase subunit A yields MAGLDKRVATYEEALAGLTDNMTILSGGFGLCGIPENLIAEIRRRGVTGLTVVSNNCGVDGFGLGVLLEDRQIRKMIASYVGENALFERQLLDGELEVDLTPQGTLAEKLRAGGAGIPAFYTATGVGTPVAEGKEEREFNGRRYILEEAITGDFAIVKGWKADHFGNVIYRHTAQNFNPLAASAGRITVVEVEEIVEPGELEPSQIHTPGIFVDRLILGTFEKRIEKRTLKG; encoded by the coding sequence ATGGCCGGACTCGACAAGCGCGTAGCCACCTACGAAGAGGCCCTTGCCGGCCTGACCGACAACATGACCATCCTCAGCGGCGGCTTCGGCCTGTGCGGCATCCCGGAGAACCTCATCGCCGAGATTCGGCGCCGCGGGGTCACCGGCCTGACCGTGGTCTCGAACAACTGCGGGGTCGATGGTTTCGGCCTGGGGGTGCTGCTCGAAGACCGGCAGATCCGCAAGATGATCGCCTCCTACGTGGGTGAAAACGCCCTGTTCGAGCGTCAGCTGCTCGATGGCGAGCTGGAAGTCGACCTCACCCCCCAAGGTACCCTCGCGGAAAAACTGCGCGCCGGCGGCGCTGGCATCCCGGCCTTCTACACCGCCACGGGCGTGGGCACCCCGGTGGCCGAAGGCAAGGAGGAGCGCGAATTCAACGGCCGCCGCTATATCCTTGAAGAAGCCATCACCGGCGACTTCGCCATCGTCAAGGGCTGGAAGGCCGACCACTTCGGCAACGTCATCTACCGCCACACCGCGCAGAACTTCAACCCGCTGGCCGCCAGCGCCGGGCGAATCACCGTGGTCGAGGTCGAGGAAATCGTCGAACCCGGCGAGCTGGAGCCGAGCCAGATCCACACCCCGGGCATATTCGTCGACCGGCTGATCCTCGGCACCTTCGAAAAGCGTATCGAAAAGCGCACGCTCAAGGGCTGA
- a CDS encoding CoA transferase subunit B: MALSREQMAMRVARELQDGFYVNLGIGIPTLVANYVPEGIDVMLQSENGLLGMGEFPDESTLDADMINAGKQTVTARKGASIFDSATSFAMIRGGHVDLTVLGAFEVDVQGNIASWMIPGKLVKGMGGAMDLVAGAENIIVTMTHASKDGESKLLPLCSLPLTGAGCIRKVLTDLAYLEIEGGAFILRETAPGVSVEEIQAKTAGKLIVAEDVKEMTF; encoded by the coding sequence ATGGCACTTTCCCGCGAACAAATGGCAATGCGCGTGGCCCGCGAGCTGCAGGACGGCTTTTACGTGAACCTCGGCATCGGCATCCCGACCCTGGTCGCCAACTACGTGCCCGAGGGCATCGACGTCATGCTGCAGTCGGAGAACGGCCTGCTGGGCATGGGCGAATTCCCCGACGAAAGCACCCTGGACGCCGACATGATCAACGCCGGCAAACAGACGGTGACCGCGCGCAAGGGCGCGTCGATCTTCGACTCGGCGACGTCCTTTGCGATGATTCGCGGGGGGCACGTCGACCTGACGGTGCTGGGCGCCTTCGAAGTCGACGTGCAGGGCAACATCGCCTCGTGGATGATCCCCGGCAAACTGGTCAAGGGCATGGGCGGGGCCATGGACCTGGTGGCGGGCGCCGAGAACATCATCGTCACCATGACCCATGCTTCCAAGGACGGCGAATCCAAGCTGCTGCCGTTGTGCAGCCTGCCGCTGACCGGCGCCGGCTGCATTCGCAAGGTGCTGACTGACCTGGCGTATCTCGAGATCGAAGGCGGCGCCTTCATCCTGCGCGAGACGGCACCGGGGGTCAGCGTCGAAGAAATCCAGGCCAAGACCGCCGGCAAGCTGATCGTGGCCGAGGACGTGAAGGAGATGACGTTCTAG